In the genome of Candidatus Reidiella endopervernicosa, one region contains:
- the thrS gene encoding threonine--tRNA ligase — MPTITLPDGSQRSFDNPVTIHEVALDIGPGLAKASLGGKIDGELLDTSHLIETDVALSLITERDEEGLEIIRHSTAHLLAQAVKSLFPEAQVTIGPVIEDGFYYDFAYERPFTPDDLTAIEKKMAELVKADVPVERSVKIREEAIDFFGEMGEKYKAEIIESIPHGEELSLYQQGDFIDLCRGPHVPSTGKLKAFKLMKVAGAYWRGDSDNEMLQRIYGTAWKNKKELKAYLHRLEEAEKRDHRKLGKAMDLFHAQDEAPGMVFWHDNGWTIWQQVEQYIRQTLNRHDYKEVKTPQLVDRSLWEKSGHWDKFGDMMFTTHSENRDYAVKPMNCPCHVQIFNQGLKSYRDLPLRMAEFGSCHRNEPSGTLHGLMRVRNFTQDDAHIFCTEDQIQSEVSEFIDLLQDVYADFGFTEIEVKLSTRPEQRVGADEVWDKAEHALERALNAKGMNWDLQPGEGAFYGPKIEFSLRDCLNRVWQCGTIQVDFSMPGRLDAEYVAEDGSRQIPVMLHRAILGSLERFIGILIEQHAGSFPLWLAPTQAMLMNITDNQAEFVQQVEQTLQNQGFRIKSDLRNEKIGFKIREHTLQRVPYLLVVGDREVESATVAVRTRSGEDLGSMSVSELADLFAAEVESRGRTILED; from the coding sequence ATGCCAACCATTACCCTTCCCGACGGTTCACAGCGTAGTTTCGATAACCCCGTAACCATCCATGAAGTTGCACTCGATATCGGCCCTGGTCTCGCTAAGGCCTCACTGGGCGGCAAAATCGATGGTGAACTTCTCGATACCTCTCATCTGATTGAAACTGATGTTGCTCTCTCACTGATTACCGAGCGTGACGAGGAGGGGCTGGAGATCATCCGTCACTCGACCGCACATCTGCTGGCGCAGGCGGTTAAGTCACTCTTCCCCGAGGCGCAGGTAACGATCGGTCCGGTGATTGAGGATGGCTTCTATTACGACTTTGCCTATGAGCGCCCCTTCACCCCAGATGATCTGACTGCGATCGAAAAGAAGATGGCTGAGCTGGTCAAGGCTGATGTCCCGGTTGAGCGTTCTGTGAAGATTCGCGAAGAGGCGATCGACTTCTTCGGCGAGATGGGTGAGAAGTACAAGGCGGAGATTATAGAGAGTATTCCTCACGGCGAAGAGCTCTCGCTCTACCAGCAGGGTGACTTCATCGATCTATGTCGCGGCCCCCATGTTCCTTCAACCGGAAAACTCAAGGCCTTCAAGCTGATGAAGGTGGCAGGTGCCTACTGGCGTGGTGACTCCGACAACGAGATGCTGCAGCGTATCTACGGCACCGCATGGAAGAACAAAAAAGAGCTCAAGGCCTATCTGCATCGTCTGGAAGAGGCGGAGAAGCGTGATCACCGTAAACTCGGTAAAGCGATGGATCTCTTCCACGCTCAGGATGAAGCGCCGGGTATGGTCTTCTGGCACGACAACGGCTGGACCATCTGGCAGCAGGTTGAGCAGTACATTCGCCAGACCCTGAATCGCCACGACTATAAAGAGGTGAAGACGCCCCAGCTGGTCGATCGCTCGCTGTGGGAGAAATCGGGTCACTGGGACAAGTTCGGTGACATGATGTTCACCACCCATTCTGAGAACCGTGACTACGCAGTGAAACCAATGAACTGCCCCTGTCACGTGCAGATTTTTAACCAGGGGCTGAAATCTTACCGTGATCTGCCGCTACGTATGGCTGAGTTCGGTTCATGCCACCGTAATGAGCCCTCGGGCACACTGCATGGTCTTATGCGGGTGCGCAATTTCACCCAGGACGATGCACACATCTTCTGTACCGAGGATCAGATTCAGTCGGAGGTCTCCGAGTTCATCGATCTGCTGCAGGATGTCTATGCAGACTTCGGCTTCACCGAGATTGAGGTAAAACTCTCTACCCGTCCGGAGCAGCGTGTCGGTGCCGATGAGGTGTGGGATAAGGCGGAACATGCACTCGAGCGTGCACTGAATGCCAAGGGTATGAATTGGGATCTGCAGCCGGGCGAGGGTGCTTTCTACGGACCAAAGATTGAATTCTCACTACGTGACTGTCTCAATCGTGTCTGGCAGTGCGGCACTATACAGGTCGATTTCTCCATGCCCGGTCGTCTCGATGCCGAGTATGTCGCCGAGGATGGCAGCCGCCAGATTCCGGTTATGTTGCATCGCGCGATCCTCGGATCACTCGAGCGTTTTATAGGAATTTTGATCGAGCAGCACGCCGGTTCATTCCCGCTCTGGTTGGCACCGACCCAGGCGATGCTGATGAATATCACCGATAACCAGGCCGAATTTGTTCAGCAAGTCGAACAAACCTTGCAAAATCAAGGCTTCCGGATTAAATCGGACTTGAGAAATGAGAAGATCGGCTTTAAAATCCGCGAGCACACATTACAGCGTGTCCCGTACCTGCTGGTTGTTGGTGATCGGGAAGTTGAATCTGCTACCGTGGCCGTGCGTACCCGAAGTGGTGAAGATCTTGGATCGATGAGTGTTTCTGAACTCGCTGATCTCTTCGCTGCTGAAGTCGAGTCGCGTGGCCGCACTATTTTGGAGGATTGA
- the infC gene encoding translation initiation factor IF-3, translating to MALKNKKDTTRLNGEITAPSIRLIGADGEQVGVVSNAEALGIAEEADLDLVEISPDAEPPVCRVMDYGKFKFEQSKKAQQARKKQKQIQIKEVKFRPGTDEGDYKIKLRNLIRFLEDGDRTKVTLRFRGREMAHQELGLQLLQRVAADLEEYGTVEQHPRSEGRQMVMMIAPRKGK from the coding sequence ATCGCCCTGAAAAACAAAAAGGATACAACCCGTCTCAACGGTGAGATCACCGCACCAAGCATCCGTTTGATCGGTGCTGATGGAGAACAGGTCGGAGTTGTATCAAACGCTGAAGCGCTCGGTATCGCTGAAGAAGCCGATCTCGATCTGGTTGAGATCTCTCCTGATGCGGAACCGCCAGTCTGTCGAGTGATGGATTACGGCAAGTTCAAGTTTGAGCAGAGTAAAAAGGCTCAGCAGGCGCGTAAAAAGCAGAAACAGATTCAGATTAAAGAGGTTAAGTTCCGTCCCGGAACCGATGAGGGCGACTACAAGATCAAGTTGCGTAATCTCATCCGTTTTCTTGAGGATGGAGACCGTACCAAGGTAACGCTTCGTTTCCGTGGTCGGGAGATGGCTCACCAGGAGCTCGGCCTGCAGCTATTGCAGCGGGTTGCGGCAGACCTGGAAGAGTATGGAACGGTTGAGCAGCATCCCCGTTCTGAAGGTCGTCAGATGGTTATGATGATCGCCCCTAGAAAGGGCAAGTAA
- the rpmI gene encoding 50S ribosomal protein L35 translates to MPKMKTNRGAAKRFKKTASGGFKCNSSHRRHILTKKSTKRKRHLRAPSMIDAVDVPMVRRMLCTK, encoded by the coding sequence ATGCCTAAGATGAAGACCAATCGAGGTGCTGCCAAGCGCTTCAAAAAAACCGCGAGTGGAGGCTTCAAGTGCAACTCATCGCACCGTCGTCACATTCTCACCAAAAAGAGCACTAAGCGTAAGCGTCACCTGCGTGCTCCCTCAATGATCGATGCAGTCGATGTACCAATGGTACGCCGTATGCTTTGTACTAAATAA
- the rplT gene encoding 50S ribosomal protein L20 has protein sequence MPRVKRGVTARAKHKKILGKAKGYYGARSRVVRVAKQAVTKAGQYAYRDRRQRKRQFRALWIARINAAARLNGLSYSRFINGLKKASIEIDRKVMADLAVFDKAAFAALAEQAKANL, from the coding sequence ATGCCAAGAGTAAAACGTGGTGTAACCGCACGTGCCAAGCACAAAAAGATCCTCGGCAAGGCAAAGGGCTACTATGGTGCCCGTAGTCGTGTCGTTCGTGTAGCCAAGCAGGCCGTAACCAAGGCAGGTCAGTACGCATACCGTGACCGCCGTCAGCGTAAGCGTCAGTTCCGTGCCCTGTGGATTGCCCGTATCAATGCAGCCGCTCGTCTGAATGGTCTCTCTTACAGCCGTTTCATTAACGGTTTGAAGAAGGCTTCAATCGAGATCGACCGCAAGGTTATGGCTGATCTGGCTGTATTCGACAAGGCAGCATTTGCTGCTCTGGCGGAGCAGGCCAAGGCCAATCTGTAA
- the pheS gene encoding phenylalanine--tRNA ligase subunit alpha has protein sequence MATLEQQAVAQLAEATSLQDLDQVRVHYLGKKGLLTEQLKALGKLAPEQRREAGQAINKVKQAVQAQIEARKGELEQAQLDAKLTAESIDITLPGRGEQSGGKHPVTRTQERIQEFFLRLGFEIAEGPEIEDDYHNFEALNIPAHHPARAMHDTFYFDAHRLLRTHTSPVQVRVMEKSEPPLRVIAPGRVYRCDSDLTHTPMFHQVEGLMVDENVSFADLKGILDEFLKFFFEKDLRIRFRPSYFPFTEPSAEADIECVMCGGEGCRVCSHTGWLEVLGCGMVHPKVFEHAKIDNEQFTGFAFGMGVERLTMLRYGVNDLRLFFENDLRFLKQFGKG, from the coding sequence CTGGCAACGCTAGAACAGCAGGCGGTAGCACAGCTCGCCGAGGCAACGAGCCTTCAGGATCTCGACCAGGTCCGGGTTCACTATCTGGGCAAAAAGGGGTTGTTGACCGAGCAGCTCAAGGCCTTGGGCAAGCTTGCACCTGAGCAGCGCCGTGAGGCCGGTCAGGCAATCAATAAGGTCAAACAGGCCGTGCAGGCGCAGATAGAAGCGCGCAAGGGTGAGCTCGAACAGGCCCAGCTTGATGCCAAGCTTACTGCCGAGTCGATCGACATTACCCTGCCAGGACGTGGTGAGCAGAGTGGTGGCAAGCACCCAGTTACCCGTACCCAGGAACGAATCCAGGAGTTCTTTCTCCGGCTCGGCTTCGAGATCGCCGAGGGACCCGAGATCGAGGATGACTATCACAACTTCGAAGCGCTCAACATCCCAGCGCACCATCCAGCGCGTGCGATGCACGACACCTTCTACTTTGATGCCCATCGATTGCTGCGTACCCACACCTCACCGGTACAGGTGCGGGTGATGGAAAAATCGGAGCCGCCGTTGCGAGTAATCGCACCTGGGCGTGTCTATCGCTGTGACTCCGACCTAACCCACACACCGATGTTTCATCAGGTTGAGGGATTGATGGTCGATGAGAATGTCAGTTTTGCCGATCTCAAGGGAATTCTCGATGAGTTCCTGAAGTTCTTCTTCGAGAAGGACCTACGGATTCGTTTTCGCCCCTCCTACTTCCCCTTCACCGAACCATCGGCTGAGGCCGATATTGAGTGCGTGATGTGTGGCGGCGAAGGGTGTCGCGTCTGTAGTCATACCGGTTGGCTCGAAGTGCTTGGCTGCGGCATGGTGCACCCTAAGGTTTTCGAACACGCCAAGATCGATAATGAGCAGTTCACTGGTTTTGCCTTCGGTATGGGGGTCGAGCGACTCACCATGCTGCGCTACGGTGTGAATGACCTGCGGCTCTTCTTCGAGAACGATCTGCGCTTTCTTAAACAGTTCGGTAAGGGCTGA
- the pheT gene encoding phenylalanine--tRNA ligase subunit beta, with translation MKFSEKWLREWVNPNISSEVLSEQLTMSGLEVDAAEPAAPEFDGIVVGKVLTAVPHPDADRLKVCEVDVGEGQPLQIVCGASNVRPELMVAAARIGAWLPGDFKIKRAKLRGVESEGMLCSAKELGLAESADGLMELSSEAVIGQSVREHLDLDDTVFELGLTPNRSDCLGVMGVAREVGVLNRVDVTIPEQHAVAATTEQRFEINVEAPEACPRYLGRVVTGINLAAETPVWMVERLRRSGVRAISAMVDITNYVMLELGQPMHAFDLQKLEGGIKVRLADAGEKLVLLDGQEIELNAETLLISDHKGPLALAGIMGGEASGVSDGTTSLLLEAAFFTPEVIAGRARGYGLHTDSSHRFERGVDPELQRRAMERATELLLEIAGGEAGPVIEVVNSDQLPQRHEVVLREARVARLLGSNIPAVEIGEILECLGMAVSRTDDGWKVIPPSFRFDIEIEADLVEEVARVHGYNALTSSRLLAEMSGQHESEQKLDARRLSNLLIDRGYQEAISYSFVDPELQSLLDPEAKPVELANALSLELSVMRTTLWPGLIKALQYNQNRQQSRIKLFETGLSFVGQLDDLVQKKQIAGVVSGSRYPEGWNSASDAVDFYDVKADIESLLALSGTDTAFRFESASHPALHPGQSAEIRKGDQLAGWLGAIHPSLLKKLGLNGPVFLFQLEVESITEATLPKFTPLSKFPAIRRDLAIVVDEKITAQQVVDTIGAEENELLQKVELFDVYSGEGVENGRKSLAIGLILQDHSRTLTDADVDDVISRVLNKIQETLGATLRD, from the coding sequence ATGAAATTCAGTGAAAAGTGGCTGCGTGAATGGGTGAATCCCAACATTAGCAGCGAGGTGCTCTCCGAACAGCTGACCATGTCTGGACTCGAGGTCGATGCTGCAGAACCGGCAGCCCCCGAGTTTGACGGTATCGTGGTTGGTAAGGTGCTAACTGCTGTGCCGCATCCCGATGCCGATAGGCTTAAGGTGTGTGAGGTCGATGTCGGTGAGGGACAACCGCTGCAGATCGTCTGTGGAGCAAGTAACGTCCGTCCAGAGTTGATGGTTGCAGCAGCGCGTATCGGTGCCTGGCTGCCGGGTGACTTTAAGATCAAGCGAGCCAAGCTGCGTGGCGTTGAGTCTGAGGGAATGCTCTGCTCCGCCAAAGAGCTGGGGCTGGCCGAGAGCGCTGATGGCTTGATGGAGCTCTCAAGCGAAGCGGTCATTGGTCAGAGCGTGCGAGAGCACCTCGATCTCGACGATACCGTCTTTGAGCTGGGCCTGACCCCTAATCGCAGCGACTGTCTGGGTGTGATGGGTGTGGCGCGCGAAGTTGGTGTATTGAACCGTGTCGACGTCACCATTCCCGAACAACATGCAGTGGCAGCTACCACCGAACAGCGCTTCGAGATCAATGTTGAAGCGCCTGAGGCATGCCCGCGTTACCTCGGTCGTGTTGTCACCGGCATCAATCTTGCCGCCGAGACACCAGTCTGGATGGTTGAGCGTCTGCGTCGCAGCGGTGTCCGAGCCATCAGTGCGATGGTTGATATTACTAACTACGTGATGCTCGAGCTGGGCCAGCCGATGCATGCCTTTGATCTGCAGAAGCTTGAGGGGGGCATCAAGGTGCGCCTTGCTGATGCGGGTGAAAAGCTGGTGTTGCTAGACGGTCAAGAGATTGAGCTCAATGCAGAGACTCTGCTGATTAGTGATCACAAGGGTCCACTGGCGCTTGCCGGTATCATGGGCGGTGAGGCCTCAGGTGTGAGTGATGGCACCACCTCGCTACTGCTCGAAGCGGCCTTCTTTACCCCTGAGGTGATTGCCGGTCGTGCCCGTGGTTACGGCCTGCATACCGACTCTTCACACCGTTTTGAGCGTGGCGTAGATCCAGAGCTACAACGTCGTGCTATGGAGCGTGCAACCGAGCTGCTACTGGAGATCGCCGGTGGTGAGGCGGGTCCGGTGATTGAAGTAGTGAATAGCGACCAGTTACCCCAGCGTCATGAGGTGGTACTGCGAGAGGCGAGGGTGGCCCGTCTGCTCGGATCAAATATTCCTGCTGTTGAGATCGGTGAGATTCTCGAATGTCTCGGTATGGCGGTTAGCCGCACCGATGATGGCTGGAAGGTGATTCCGCCCAGCTTCCGCTTCGATATTGAGATTGAGGCCGATCTGGTTGAAGAGGTAGCCCGTGTCCACGGATACAATGCGCTGACCAGTAGCCGCTTGTTGGCTGAGATGTCGGGGCAGCATGAAAGCGAGCAAAAACTCGATGCTCGCCGACTCTCTAATCTGCTGATCGACCGAGGTTATCAGGAGGCGATCAGTTACAGCTTTGTTGATCCAGAGCTGCAGTCATTGCTTGATCCAGAAGCAAAACCGGTAGAGCTTGCTAATGCGCTCTCGCTTGAATTGTCGGTGATGCGGACCACTCTCTGGCCGGGGTTGATCAAGGCGCTTCAGTACAACCAGAATCGACAGCAATCGCGTATAAAGCTCTTTGAGACGGGTCTTAGCTTTGTCGGGCAACTCGATGATCTTGTTCAGAAAAAACAGATTGCAGGCGTCGTTTCGGGTAGTCGCTATCCTGAAGGCTGGAACAGCGCGAGTGATGCGGTCGACTTCTACGATGTGAAGGCTGACATTGAGTCGTTGTTGGCGCTTTCCGGCACCGATACAGCGTTCCGCTTTGAGTCGGCCTCACATCCCGCTCTCCATCCGGGACAGTCTGCCGAGATCCGCAAGGGTGATCAGCTGGCTGGCTGGCTCGGGGCGATTCACCCCTCGCTTTTGAAGAAGCTGGGGCTCAATGGCCCGGTATTTCTCTTCCAACTTGAGGTTGAGTCGATCACCGAGGCGACTCTGCCCAAGTTCACGCCGCTCTCCAAATTCCCGGCGATACGCCGTGATCTGGCCATTGTTGTTGATGAGAAGATTACAGCTCAGCAAGTTGTCGACACGATCGGTGCTGAAGAGAACGAACTGCTGCAGAAGGTCGAGTTATTCGACGTTTATTCTGGGGAAGGGGTCGAAAATGGGAGAAAAAGCTTAGCTATTGGCTTGATTTTACAAGACCATTCGCGCACTCTTACCGATGCGGACGTCGACGACGTTATCTCGCGAGTATTGAATAAAATCCAGGAAACACTGGGTGCGACACTGAGAGATTAG
- the ihfA gene encoding integration host factor subunit alpha, producing MTLTKAHMADRLFEELGLNKREAKDFVEIFFEDIKACLEKGEQVKLSGYGNFDLRDKNQRPGRNPKTGEEIPITARRVVTFRPGQKLKARVEAYAGTKQQ from the coding sequence ATGACACTGACCAAAGCACATATGGCCGATCGTCTATTTGAGGAACTCGGTCTCAATAAGCGTGAAGCAAAAGACTTTGTTGAGATCTTCTTCGAAGACATCAAGGCGTGTCTTGAGAAGGGAGAGCAGGTGAAGCTCTCCGGCTACGGCAACTTTGATCTACGAGATAAAAACCAGCGCCCAGGAAGAAATCCCAAGACGGGTGAAGAGATTCCAATTACCGCACGTCGAGTAGTGACATTCCGCCCAGGACAGAAACTCAAGGCTAGAGTCGAGGCATATGCTGGAACCAAGCAACAATAA
- a CDS encoding MerR family transcriptional regulator, which produces MLEPSNNNELPPIPAKRYFTIGEVSELCDVKAHVLRYWEQEFPQLKPVKRRGNRRYYQRHDVMLIRQIRALLYEQGFTIGGARQRLSGTEVKEELSQTQQLARSLRNELEEVLELLNHR; this is translated from the coding sequence ATGCTGGAACCAAGCAACAATAACGAATTACCGCCGATTCCGGCGAAGCGCTACTTCACTATTGGTGAGGTAAGTGAGCTCTGTGATGTCAAAGCACACGTGCTGCGTTATTGGGAGCAGGAGTTTCCTCAGCTCAAGCCAGTCAAGCGTCGCGGTAATCGTCGTTATTATCAACGTCACGATGTGATGTTGATCCGTCAGATTCGTGCACTGCTCTACGAGCAGGGCTTCACCATCGGCGGGGCTCGTCAGCGTCTCTCTGGCACCGAAGTGAAAGAGGAACTAAGCCAGACCCAACAGCTTGCGCGTTCACTACGCAATGAGCTGGAAGAGGTTCTAGAGCTCCTTAATCACCGATAG
- a CDS encoding SET domain-containing protein-lysine N-methyltransferase — protein MVVAIDHCKKDELICEGKPTGVAATRDNHSLQVGHQIHVHLDEPAQIFAHSCEPNLYINNNEFGGYNFYAVRDIEPGEMLAFHYGMSEANSIAVSECHCGADNCYGRSVGFKEAEPHLQHYLHDLGVADYLSRWYKHQMPSS, from the coding sequence GTGGTAGTTGCGATAGATCATTGTAAGAAAGATGAGCTGATCTGTGAGGGAAAACCCACTGGAGTAGCTGCAACTCGTGATAACCATTCACTTCAAGTAGGTCATCAGATACACGTCCATCTTGATGAGCCAGCACAGATTTTCGCCCATAGCTGTGAACCTAATCTCTACATAAATAATAATGAATTTGGTGGTTATAACTTCTATGCGGTCAGAGATATCGAACCAGGCGAGATGCTTGCGTTTCACTATGGAATGAGCGAGGCAAACTCAATTGCTGTCTCTGAGTGTCACTGTGGTGCAGATAATTGTTATGGAAGGTCTGTAGGGTTCAAAGAGGCTGAGCCCCATTTGCAGCATTACCTTCATGATCTTGGAGTGGCTGACTATCTTAGTCGTTGGTATAAACACCAGATGCCCAGTTCTTAA
- a CDS encoding MBL fold metallo-hydrolase has translation MRSVVDPKDLRWIWITHADMDHLGNLEAVLSEATNARIVTTYIGMAKMGLHGLPLVRVFLLNPGQSLNVGDRQLMAVKPPTYDAPETTGLLDKNPIH, from the coding sequence TTGCGTTCAGTTGTCGACCCTAAAGACCTGCGCTGGATCTGGATTACTCATGCAGATATGGATCACCTGGGGAATTTAGAGGCTGTACTATCAGAAGCCACCAATGCTCGAATAGTCACTACATATATTGGTATGGCTAAAATGGGTTTGCACGGTTTACCTCTGGTTCGAGTGTTTCTACTTAATCCAGGGCAGTCGCTGAATGTCGGTGACCGGCAATTAATGGCGGTAAAGCCGCCCACTTATGATGCGCCGGAGACAACCGGCTTGTTGGACAAAAATCCAATACATTGA